In Aristaeella hokkaidonensis, the following are encoded in one genomic region:
- the atpG gene encoding ATP synthase F1 subunit gamma, translating to MGADIKSLRSRIRSVDSTLHLTKAMGLVAASKIRRATRTMNQSREYASAMDDVVSVLSSSPECARTPYMQPKGEGTRLIVIAGDRGLAGGYNANVFRLASTVEDAEVIPIGKRACERWGKPVVSSEKFPATESARLANELCQDFKDGKFGRLGILYTRYRSMMSQEATLLWVLPLEKKEKDAENAEAAPVFEPNEQTVLNAAVPTYVSGLLSACIRESYACEVAARRMAMDSAGKNAQDMIDKLQLQYNRARQNSITQEITEIVAGSGL from the coding sequence ATGGGCGCTGATATCAAATCATTGCGGAGCCGCATCCGCAGCGTGGACTCCACGCTGCACCTGACCAAGGCCATGGGACTGGTTGCGGCATCCAAGATCCGCCGGGCTACCCGGACCATGAACCAGAGCCGGGAATACGCTTCCGCCATGGACGATGTGGTTTCCGTGCTGAGTTCTTCTCCGGAATGCGCACGTACACCGTACATGCAGCCCAAGGGCGAAGGAACCCGGCTGATCGTGATCGCCGGCGACCGCGGCCTGGCAGGCGGCTACAATGCCAACGTATTCCGTCTGGCATCCACCGTGGAGGATGCAGAGGTGATCCCGATCGGCAAGCGCGCGTGCGAACGCTGGGGCAAGCCGGTGGTTTCCTCTGAAAAGTTCCCGGCGACGGAGTCGGCCAGACTGGCCAATGAACTGTGCCAGGACTTCAAGGACGGCAAGTTCGGCCGTCTGGGCATCCTGTACACCCGCTATCGTTCCATGATGAGCCAGGAGGCAACCCTGCTGTGGGTGCTGCCGCTGGAGAAGAAGGAAAAGGATGCGGAGAACGCGGAAGCGGCACCGGTATTTGAGCCGAATGAGCAGACCGTGCTGAACGCGGCGGTTCCCACCTATGTGAGCGGACTGCTGTCCGCCTGCATCCGGGAAAGCTACGCGTGCGAAGTGGCGGCCCGCCGTATGGCTATGGACTCCGCCGGCAAGAATGCCCAGGATATGATCGACAAACTGCAGCTGCAGTATAACCGGGCACGCCAGAACTCCATTACACAGGAGATTACGGAAATTGTTGCCGGCTCTGGCCTGTGA
- a CDS encoding FoF1 ATP synthase subunit delta/epsilon, which yields MIISSPDGDLFRGEAEMLILRGTEGDLAIMAGHVPFVTAVVRSNCVVITDTEERKEGVIESGLLTVDAEKTTVLTSALTWNK from the coding sequence TTGATCATTTCCTCCCCGGACGGAGACCTGTTCCGCGGGGAAGCCGAAATGCTGATCCTGCGCGGTACCGAGGGCGACCTGGCCATTATGGCAGGCCACGTGCCTTTCGTGACGGCTGTGGTCAGGAGCAACTGTGTTGTGATCACTGATACGGAAGAACGGAAGGAAGGCGTCATTGAGAGCGGCCTGCTGACCGTGGACGCTGAAAAGACGACTGTGCTGACATCGGCGCTGACCTGGAACAAATGA
- the atpF gene encoding F0F1 ATP synthase subunit B, giving the protein MQFLDVISVNVWAILASLANLLLLTWIIKRFLFKPVKKMMDARRAAIDEDYAQAKAAREEAEESRLNYEAAMAAAKQTGDQIIADANRTAEYRSNEIVAQARDKASEIRRQAEQDALLERKKAEAEMKHEIANVSAQLTGKLLQREINEEDHRDLIDSFLNELD; this is encoded by the coding sequence ATGCAGTTCTTAGATGTTATTTCCGTCAATGTCTGGGCGATTCTGGCCTCGCTGGCGAACCTGCTGCTGTTGACATGGATCATCAAGCGGTTTCTCTTCAAGCCGGTCAAGAAGATGATGGATGCCCGGCGTGCCGCCATTGACGAGGATTATGCACAGGCGAAAGCCGCCCGCGAAGAGGCGGAAGAGAGCCGGCTGAACTATGAAGCCGCCATGGCTGCGGCCAAGCAGACCGGCGATCAGATCATTGCTGACGCGAACCGTACGGCTGAATACCGCAGCAACGAGATTGTTGCACAGGCACGGGACAAGGCTTCGGAGATTCGCCGCCAGGCGGAACAGGACGCCCTGCTGGAACGCAAGAAGGCAGAGGCCGAAATGAAGCACGAGATTGCCAACGTGTCCGCACAGCTGACCGGGAAATTGCTGCAGCGTGAGATCAACGAGGAGGATCATCGCGACCTGATTGATTCCTTCCTGAACGAGCTGGACTGA
- the atpD gene encoding F0F1 ATP synthase subunit beta: MNTGVVAQVMGPVVDVHFSEGTLPAIYNALTLPVGDHTLTVEVAQHIGDNTVRCIAMGSTDGLQRGVTVTDTGKGISVPVGRETLGRIFNVLGDVVDDGPQVEAKERWDIHRPAPSFEELSTSTEILETGIKVIDLICPYAKGGKIGMFGGAGVGKTVMIMELINNIAKQHGGLSVFTGVGERTREGNDLYYEMKESGVLGNTALVYGQMNEPPGARMRVGLSGLTMAEYFRDQENQDVLLFIDNIFRFTQAGSEVSALLGRVPSAVGYQPTLATEMGMLQERITSTHKGSITSVQAVYVPADDLTDPAPATTFAHLDATTVLSRSIASQGIYPAVDPLDSTSRILNPDVLGEEHYRIAREVQRILQRYNELMDIIAIMGMDELAEEDKLLVTRARKIQRFLSQPFFVSEKFTGLPGVYVPLSETLRGFREIIEGKHDDLPESAFLFVGTIDEAVEKAKKGGKA; this comes from the coding sequence GTGAACACGGGAGTCGTAGCGCAGGTCATGGGGCCTGTGGTAGACGTTCATTTTTCGGAAGGAACGCTGCCTGCCATCTATAACGCCCTGACCCTGCCGGTCGGCGATCATACGCTGACGGTTGAGGTTGCGCAGCATATCGGAGACAATACGGTCCGCTGCATCGCAATGGGCTCCACAGACGGTCTGCAGCGCGGTGTGACCGTGACTGATACCGGAAAGGGCATTTCCGTTCCGGTCGGCCGCGAAACACTGGGCAGAATCTTCAACGTCCTCGGAGACGTGGTGGATGACGGTCCGCAGGTTGAGGCAAAGGAACGCTGGGATATCCATCGTCCGGCCCCCTCTTTTGAGGAACTGTCCACATCCACCGAAATCCTGGAAACAGGCATTAAGGTTATCGACCTGATCTGCCCCTACGCAAAGGGTGGTAAGATCGGTATGTTCGGCGGCGCCGGCGTAGGCAAAACCGTTATGATCATGGAACTGATCAACAACATCGCGAAGCAGCACGGCGGTCTGTCCGTGTTCACCGGTGTTGGTGAGCGTACCCGTGAAGGTAACGACCTGTACTACGAAATGAAAGAGAGCGGCGTTCTGGGGAACACCGCGCTGGTTTACGGCCAGATGAACGAACCGCCGGGAGCACGTATGCGCGTCGGCCTTTCCGGTCTGACCATGGCGGAATATTTCCGTGATCAGGAGAACCAGGACGTTCTGCTGTTCATCGACAACATCTTCCGTTTCACCCAGGCAGGTTCTGAGGTTTCCGCCCTGCTGGGCCGTGTGCCTTCCGCCGTTGGCTACCAGCCGACACTGGCTACGGAAATGGGTATGCTCCAGGAGCGTATCACTTCCACCCACAAGGGATCCATCACATCCGTTCAGGCTGTTTACGTTCCCGCGGACGACCTGACCGACCCGGCTCCCGCCACGACATTCGCCCACCTGGACGCGACAACGGTTCTTTCCCGTTCCATCGCCAGCCAGGGTATCTATCCCGCTGTGGACCCGCTGGATTCTACCAGCCGGATCCTGAATCCGGATGTGCTGGGTGAAGAACACTACCGGATCGCCCGGGAAGTGCAGCGGATCCTGCAGCGCTACAATGAACTGATGGACATCATCGCGATCATGGGTATGGATGAACTGGCAGAAGAAGACAAGCTGCTGGTTACCCGGGCCCGTAAGATCCAGCGCTTCCTGTCCCAGCCCTTCTTCGTCAGTGAGAAGTTCACCGGTCTGCCCGGTGTGTATGTACCGCTGAGCGAAACCCTGAGAGGCTTCCGCGAGATCATCGAAGGCAAGCATGACGACCTGCCCGAGAGCGCCTTCCTCTTTGTCGGTACCATCGACGAAGCGGTTGAAAAGGCGAAGAAAGGCGGCAAAGCGTGA
- the atpH gene encoding ATP synthase F1 subunit delta, with amino-acid sequence MTTTSREYAEALFELAVQGNVTEETSEGLETVISALMQTPEYKAMLASPAIGKEERLNALDSAFRGKIPDILLAILRMMISRGQIGALNGMARNYEELARGYRGESVALVTSAVELTEAQAVALRAKLEKKLARKVTLQFQVNPELIGGIRVEVDGRVIDGSIRNKLDEIKEVMNA; translated from the coding sequence ATGACGACAACGAGTAGGGAATATGCCGAGGCGCTGTTTGAGCTGGCGGTTCAGGGCAACGTGACGGAGGAAACGTCCGAAGGCCTGGAGACCGTGATCAGCGCGCTGATGCAGACGCCGGAATACAAGGCGATGCTGGCCAGCCCCGCTATCGGCAAGGAAGAGCGGCTGAACGCTCTGGACAGCGCTTTCCGCGGGAAGATCCCGGATATTCTGCTGGCCATTCTGCGCATGATGATCTCCAGAGGGCAGATCGGTGCGCTGAACGGTATGGCCAGGAATTACGAGGAACTTGCCAGGGGATACCGCGGCGAGTCCGTTGCCCTGGTGACATCCGCCGTTGAACTGACGGAGGCCCAGGCAGTGGCGCTGCGCGCGAAGCTTGAAAAGAAGCTGGCGCGGAAAGTGACGCTTCAGTTCCAGGTCAATCCGGAACTGATCGGCGGTATCCGCGTGGAAGTTGACGGCCGTGTGATTGACGGCAGTATCCGGAATAAGCTTGATGAGATCAAGGAAGTGATGAACGCATGA
- a CDS encoding M18 family aminopeptidase — protein sequence MDRLEQFLNFAEQSPTAFHAAAGFREMLKNAGFTELKETDPWLVDAGGKYFVVRNDSAVIAFEVPETGFSPFRIVAAHGDSPAFKLKENFEDAGDHYVRLNVERYGGMIMSSWLDRPLSVAGRLAVREGDGVGIRLVNLDRDAVLIPNQPIHFNREINDGFKYDPQTDLLPLYGNQDAKGGLMEEVAEAAGVRREDILSHDLFLYSRERATVWGAGDAFFSCARIDDLECAWAGMATLAESSARDAVNVCAVFDNEEVGSSTRQGADSSFLYDTLTRMGFALGASDGEIRAAIAGSFMVSADNAHAVHPNHPEKFDRQNRSYMNEGVVIKHNANQKYTTDAVSSARFALICERAGVPVQHFVNRSDLLGGSTLGNISNTHVSMDTVDIGLPQLAMHSLYETAGTKDLEYLLKALEEFWK from the coding sequence ATGGACCGTCTGGAACAATTTCTGAATTTTGCGGAGCAGTCTCCCACAGCCTTCCACGCGGCGGCAGGCTTTCGGGAAATGCTGAAAAACGCGGGCTTTACCGAACTGAAGGAGACAGATCCCTGGCTGGTGGACGCGGGCGGAAAGTACTTTGTGGTACGGAATGATTCCGCTGTGATTGCCTTTGAAGTTCCGGAAACCGGCTTTTCTCCCTTCCGGATCGTGGCGGCCCATGGGGATTCGCCTGCCTTCAAGCTGAAGGAGAATTTTGAGGATGCCGGGGACCACTATGTGCGGCTGAATGTGGAACGGTACGGCGGGATGATCATGTCCTCCTGGCTGGACCGGCCGCTGTCTGTTGCCGGCCGGCTGGCGGTTCGCGAAGGAGACGGTGTAGGCATACGGCTGGTCAATCTGGACCGGGACGCGGTGCTGATTCCGAATCAGCCGATTCATTTTAACCGGGAGATCAACGATGGATTCAAGTATGATCCCCAGACCGATTTGCTGCCCCTGTACGGAAACCAGGACGCTAAGGGCGGCCTGATGGAGGAAGTTGCGGAGGCGGCAGGCGTCCGCCGGGAGGATATCCTCAGCCACGACCTGTTCCTGTACAGCAGGGAGCGGGCGACGGTATGGGGCGCCGGGGACGCGTTCTTCTCCTGCGCGCGAATCGATGACCTGGAATGCGCCTGGGCAGGCATGGCTACCCTGGCGGAGAGCAGCGCCAGGGACGCAGTGAATGTGTGTGCGGTATTTGATAATGAGGAAGTGGGTTCCTCCACCCGCCAGGGTGCGGATTCTTCTTTCCTGTATGATACCTTGACCCGGATGGGCTTTGCGCTGGGCGCGTCGGACGGGGAGATCCGCGCGGCGATCGCCGGCAGCTTTATGGTCTCCGCGGACAACGCGCATGCGGTGCATCCGAACCATCCGGAGAAGTTTGACCGGCAGAACCGGTCCTATATGAATGAAGGCGTTGTGATCAAGCACAACGCCAACCAGAAGTATACAACGGACGCGGTTTCTTCCGCACGGTTCGCCCTGATCTGTGAGCGCGCCGGTGTACCGGTACAGCACTTTGTGAACCGGTCAGACCTGTTGGGCGGCTCCACGCTGGGCAATATCTCCAATACTCATGTTTCCATGGATACGGTGGATATCGGCCTGCCGCAGCTGGCCATGCATTCCCTGTATGAAACCGCGGGCACGAAGGACCTGGAGTACCTGCTTAAGGCACTGGAAGAATTCTGGAAATAA
- a CDS encoding F0F1 ATP synthase subunit A, which produces MTDERVPDIKSTRFRLTDYALIAMMILPILACIVLKVLFTPASEGVHIAGALVFAEFEAPLMNAYISESQVNSWAVMISIFGLCLYLTHGLTAKAVCKRQLAAEWIVEKCEKLVRDNMGGFFAEWGPFIAAIMGLSAFSSLICLLGLFSPTGDVNVTFGWAILVFILIMHFKFRGGLWNYFIGLFKPIPVFAPMNLIGEFATPVSMAFRHYGNILSGAVISALIGSALTGLSNSLLGWLPGVLGDMPLLRVGLPAILSIYFDVFSGVMQAFIFAMLTMLNISGAVPWDDWNKKRERRGKEALSAN; this is translated from the coding sequence TTGACTGACGAAAGGGTGCCGGACATCAAAAGCACCCGGTTCCGGTTGACCGACTATGCCCTGATCGCGATGATGATTCTGCCGATCCTGGCCTGCATTGTACTGAAGGTGCTGTTCACTCCGGCATCTGAAGGAGTACACATTGCCGGTGCATTGGTATTCGCGGAATTTGAGGCTCCACTGATGAACGCGTACATCTCCGAGAGCCAGGTGAACAGCTGGGCGGTCATGATTTCCATCTTCGGGCTCTGCCTGTACCTGACACACGGGCTGACAGCCAAGGCTGTCTGCAAACGTCAGCTGGCGGCGGAGTGGATTGTGGAAAAGTGTGAAAAGCTGGTCCGGGACAACATGGGCGGCTTTTTTGCGGAATGGGGACCCTTCATCGCCGCCATCATGGGACTGAGCGCGTTCTCCTCGCTGATCTGCCTGCTTGGCCTGTTCAGCCCGACGGGAGACGTGAACGTCACCTTCGGATGGGCGATCCTGGTTTTCATCCTGATTATGCACTTCAAGTTCCGCGGCGGACTGTGGAATTATTTCATCGGGCTGTTCAAGCCCATTCCCGTGTTCGCCCCGATGAACCTGATCGGCGAATTTGCGACTCCCGTGTCCATGGCTTTCCGTCATTACGGCAACATCCTGTCCGGCGCGGTTATCTCCGCCCTGATCGGATCGGCGCTGACGGGACTGAGCAATTCGCTGCTGGGCTGGCTGCCCGGCGTGCTGGGAGACATGCCGCTGCTGCGGGTTGGTCTTCCCGCAATCCTGAGTATCTATTTTGACGTGTTCAGCGGTGTGATGCAGGCGTTCATCTTTGCCATGCTGACCATGCTGAATATCTCCGGCGCGGTGCCGTGGGATGACTGGAACAAGAAGCGTGAGCGCCGTGGCAAAGAAGCGCTCTCCGCCAATTAA
- a CDS encoding zinc ribbon domain-containing protein → MSKLVMGYWDCPVCGTKEIRGDVANCPSCGRARGDVQFYVKDYHEGQSLREEELSQFEQLDDEKAQSFSKNPDWYCSFCNSLNSDNAKFCNNCGSSREDSENNYFQMLQKKKEREAAEAAAQPQVSAPQAKRRSPMTVFLVILLAIIVFFVWMNGNKTSGDLTVTGLQWVRNINIEEYKEFSESGWIVPQDYETEITDSKLEIAGYTQVIDHYEDVEVPYTVEVYDHDEYTLEDQGNGTFEKVAHPVYKTEIRYKTEQRAVTRPEPQYATKYYYKIWRWTPSRDVTASGEDHNTSWPEVELGENEREGKRSEAYAFTVEHSKEKKGPETYTLAENEWMKVNVNDNIYITTNRLGAEPYISDEKGNKLVKLTRVTK, encoded by the coding sequence ATGTCTAAACTCGTCATGGGATACTGGGATTGTCCGGTCTGCGGAACCAAAGAGATCCGCGGGGATGTGGCAAACTGCCCTTCCTGCGGCCGTGCCCGCGGAGACGTCCAGTTCTATGTTAAAGATTATCACGAGGGACAGAGTCTCCGGGAAGAAGAATTGAGTCAGTTTGAGCAGCTCGATGATGAAAAAGCTCAATCTTTCAGCAAAAATCCCGACTGGTACTGTTCCTTCTGTAATTCCCTGAACAGTGATAACGCCAAGTTCTGCAACAACTGCGGTTCCAGCCGGGAAGATTCCGAAAACAACTATTTCCAGATGCTGCAGAAGAAAAAGGAACGGGAAGCGGCGGAAGCTGCCGCCCAGCCCCAGGTTTCCGCCCCGCAGGCAAAGCGCCGCAGCCCGATGACCGTTTTCCTGGTCATCCTGCTGGCCATCATCGTCTTCTTCGTCTGGATGAACGGAAACAAGACCAGCGGCGACCTGACGGTAACCGGCCTGCAGTGGGTCAGGAATATCAATATTGAAGAATATAAAGAGTTCAGTGAATCCGGTTGGATCGTTCCTCAGGACTATGAAACTGAGATAACCGATTCAAAACTGGAAATCGCTGGTTATACTCAGGTTATTGATCACTACGAAGATGTCGAAGTCCCATACACTGTAGAAGTCTACGACCATGACGAATACACACTGGAAGACCAGGGAAACGGCACATTCGAGAAAGTTGCTCATCCGGTTTATAAAACTGAAATTCGTTACAAAACCGAGCAGCGAGCTGTAACCCGGCCCGAACCACAATACGCCACCAAGTATTACTATAAAATCTGGCGCTGGACCCCGTCCCGGGATGTGACCGCCTCCGGCGAGGATCACAACACTTCCTGGCCGGAAGTGGAACTCGGAGAAAACGAACGGGAAGGGAAGCGTTCTGAAGCATATGCCTTCACCGTGGAACATTCTAAAGAGAAAAAGGGGCCAGAAACCTACACTCTTGCCGAAAACGAATGGATGAAAGTCAATGTGAATGACAACATCTACATCACCACCAACCGATTGGGTGCAGAGCCCTACATCTCTGATGAAAAAGGAAACAAGCTGGTTAAGCTGACACGGGTCACAAAATAA
- the atpE gene encoding ATP synthase F0 subunit C — protein MLELAMGIMLGLLGLGAGCAMIAGIGPGIGEGNAVAKACEAIGRQPECKSDVTSTMIMGCAIAETTGLYGLIVAILLIFVAPGTFTGILMNAIGK, from the coding sequence ATGTTGGAGCTTGCAATGGGTATCATGCTGGGACTTCTGGGACTGGGCGCCGGATGCGCGATGATCGCCGGTATCGGCCCTGGTATCGGTGAAGGTAACGCTGTGGCTAAGGCTTGTGAAGCCATCGGCCGTCAGCCGGAGTGCAAGAGTGACGTCACTTCTACCATGATCATGGGCTGCGCTATCGCGGAAACCACCGGTCTGTACGGTCTGATCGTGGCCATCCTGCTGATCTTCGTGGCGCCTGGCACCTTCACCGGCATTCTGATGAACGCCATCGGAAAGTAA
- the lepB gene encoding signal peptidase I, giving the protein MSETNQAVETAAVENKQKKGKKKEKKTVGQEILSWVLTILVAVVAALVIRSLVFEPVRVDGESMDDTLANGEIMFVSKYDYSSTWLCLPWQSNTDKENAPRFTFGGNPQRFDVVICRYPGRGDTNFVKRVVGLPGDTIRLEDGYLYVKEKGQDEEVRYEEPYINDEYRTGSRNNFGPYEVPEGQYFVMGDHRNNSNDSRYVGAISRDMIVGHVRQVVYPFKDWRGVPNGLDVKAE; this is encoded by the coding sequence ATGAGCGAGACCAATCAGGCCGTTGAAACAGCAGCCGTTGAGAATAAACAGAAAAAGGGAAAGAAGAAGGAAAAGAAAACTGTGGGACAGGAGATTCTCAGCTGGGTGCTGACCATTCTGGTGGCCGTTGTGGCCGCGCTGGTCATTCGTTCCCTGGTGTTTGAGCCCGTGCGGGTGGACGGAGAATCCATGGATGATACCCTGGCAAACGGGGAAATCATGTTTGTCTCCAAGTATGACTATTCCAGCACCTGGCTGTGCCTGCCCTGGCAGAGCAACACAGACAAGGAAAACGCGCCCCGGTTTACCTTCGGCGGCAATCCGCAGCGCTTTGACGTGGTCATCTGCCGGTATCCCGGCCGCGGCGATACCAACTTTGTAAAACGTGTTGTCGGCCTGCCGGGTGATACCATCCGCCTGGAGGACGGCTACCTGTATGTGAAGGAAAAGGGCCAGGACGAGGAAGTGCGGTATGAAGAGCCCTATATCAATGACGAGTACCGCACAGGAAGCCGGAACAATTTCGGCCCCTATGAGGTTCCTGAAGGCCAGTATTTCGTCATGGGCGATCACCGGAACAATTCCAATGACAGCCGCTATGTGGGCGCTATCAGCCGGGATATGATCGTGGGTCATGTACGCCAGGTGGTATATCCCTTCAAAGACTGGCGCGGCGTTCCGAACGGCCTGGACGTGAAGGCAGAGTAA
- the atpA gene encoding F0F1 ATP synthase subunit alpha, which translates to MSSKAGEISSIIKEQIKQYESKIEMKENGTVITVGDGIATVYGLRSCMANELLRFEDGSFGVAQNLEEETVSVAILSDKDNIQEGSSVYRTGEALSVPVGENLLGRVVNALGAPIDGKGPVETTEIRPVEAIALGIIQRQSVSVPLQTGIKAIDSMIPIGRGQRELIIGDRQTGKTTIAVDTIINQKDTGVLCIYVAIGQKRTSVVQIAQELEKAGALPYTIIVSASAAESAPLQYIAPYAGCAMAEYFREKGQDVLIVYDDLSKHAVAYRALSLLIRRPPGREAYPGDVFYLHSRLLERAVCVAPEYGGGSITALPIIETQAGDVSAYIPTNVISITDGQIFLETELFHSGIRPAINPGISVSRVGGSAQIKGMKKVAGELKLLYAQYRELQAFAQFGSDLDADTKSRLALGERIVEVLKQKRSSPVDVGCQVAIVYAVINGYLNDVEPKDVAAYEEKLFEYLQSRYPGLLERIELGKWDTEEIEEMKQALSGFRG; encoded by the coding sequence ATGAGCTCCAAGGCAGGAGAAATCAGCAGTATCATAAAAGAACAAATCAAACAGTACGAATCCAAAATTGAAATGAAGGAAAACGGTACTGTCATTACCGTCGGCGACGGTATTGCCACAGTGTACGGCCTTCGTTCCTGTATGGCCAACGAGCTGCTCCGTTTTGAGGACGGCAGTTTCGGCGTGGCCCAGAACCTGGAGGAGGAGACGGTTTCCGTCGCTATCCTGTCCGACAAGGACAATATCCAGGAAGGCAGCTCCGTGTACCGCACGGGTGAGGCTCTTTCCGTTCCGGTAGGCGAAAACCTGCTGGGTCGTGTGGTGAACGCCCTGGGCGCTCCCATCGACGGCAAGGGCCCGGTGGAAACCACCGAGATCCGTCCCGTGGAAGCGATCGCGCTGGGTATCATTCAGCGCCAGAGCGTCAGCGTCCCGCTGCAGACCGGTATCAAGGCCATCGACAGTATGATCCCGATCGGCCGCGGCCAGCGTGAGCTGATCATCGGTGACCGTCAGACGGGCAAAACCACCATTGCCGTTGACACGATCATCAACCAGAAGGATACAGGCGTGCTCTGTATCTACGTTGCCATCGGCCAGAAACGTACCAGCGTCGTGCAGATTGCCCAGGAGCTGGAAAAGGCCGGTGCCCTGCCTTATACGATTATCGTCAGCGCGTCCGCGGCGGAAAGTGCTCCGCTGCAGTACATCGCTCCCTATGCCGGCTGCGCCATGGCGGAGTATTTCCGGGAAAAGGGACAGGACGTCCTGATTGTTTACGATGATCTTTCCAAGCACGCGGTGGCCTACCGCGCCCTGAGCCTGCTGATCCGCCGGCCTCCGGGACGTGAAGCCTATCCCGGAGACGTCTTCTATCTGCATTCCCGTCTGCTGGAGCGGGCGGTCTGCGTGGCGCCGGAATACGGCGGAGGCTCCATCACGGCCCTGCCGATCATCGAAACCCAGGCGGGCGACGTTTCCGCCTACATTCCCACCAACGTGATTTCCATCACCGACGGCCAGATCTTCCTGGAAACCGAACTGTTCCACAGTGGTATCCGTCCGGCTATCAACCCCGGTATCTCGGTCAGCCGCGTCGGCGGTTCCGCCCAGATCAAGGGCATGAAGAAGGTTGCCGGTGAGCTGAAGCTGCTGTATGCGCAGTACCGCGAACTGCAGGCCTTTGCCCAGTTCGGCAGCGACCTGGACGCGGATACAAAGTCCCGTCTGGCCCTGGGCGAGCGCATCGTGGAAGTGCTGAAGCAGAAGCGTTCCTCTCCTGTGGACGTCGGCTGCCAGGTGGCGATCGTGTATGCTGTTATCAACGGCTACCTCAACGACGTGGAGCCGAAGGACGTGGCAGCGTACGAAGAGAAGCTGTTTGAATATCTGCAGTCCCGCTACCCCGGCCTGCTTGAGCGGATTGAGCTGGGCAAATGGGATACTGAAGAAATCGAAGAGATGAAGCAGGCTCTGTCTGGCTTCAGGGGGTAA
- a CDS encoding ATP synthase subunit I has protein sequence MDPAVKKETGYIAIWVVLLSLVMEAVFLLVRKWDLSVLFGNLGGAAIAIGSFFLMALTVARALEKGKPEEAAAKVKATAMVRLAGCALLCVLLIAVFKTNIYATVIPLLFPRGGIAFRPLIDRKRGVESPGTEGSDLID, from the coding sequence ATGGATCCTGCAGTAAAAAAGGAAACCGGGTACATCGCCATATGGGTTGTACTGCTAAGCCTGGTCATGGAGGCCGTTTTTTTGCTTGTCCGGAAATGGGATCTTTCCGTGCTCTTCGGAAACCTGGGCGGGGCGGCAATTGCAATCGGAAGTTTCTTCCTGATGGCATTGACGGTTGCCCGTGCACTGGAGAAGGGGAAACCGGAAGAAGCGGCTGCCAAAGTAAAGGCAACCGCCATGGTCCGCCTGGCAGGCTGTGCTTTGCTGTGCGTCCTCCTGATTGCCGTGTTTAAGACCAATATATACGCAACGGTGATCCCGTTGCTCTTTCCCCGGGGTGGAATTGCTTTCCGGCCGCTGATCGACCGGAAGCGCGGAGTGGAATCACCGGGGACGGAAGGAAGTGATCTGATTGACTGA